The Papilio machaon chromosome 25, ilPapMach1.1, whole genome shotgun sequence genome contains a region encoding:
- the LOC106715973 gene encoding 6-phosphogluconolactonase, with protein sequence MTTIKVKNEQEIIKKLSSYVEKISNDAIVNRGRFYIGLSGGSVIKYLCEGLPQVKTDWSKWTLAFCDERVVPEDSDDSTFGCYERMLIPKTKLSRNQFIILKQGVTAEEAAKDYTEQLKEAFKSDNFKFDLLLLGMGPDGHTCSLFPGHPLLDEVDLKVAAITDSPKPPPARITLTYPVINNARNCIFACSGAGKAEMLKRILKDKEDLPAARVQPKEGSVYWLVDESAAQNL encoded by the exons atgactactataaaagttaaaaacgaACAAGAAATCATTAAGAAACTCTCATCTTATgtagaaaaaatatcaaatgacGCTATCGTAAACAGAGGACGGTTTTATATTGGGTTATCAG GTGGCTCTGTGATTAAATACCTTTGTGAAGGTCTTCCACAAGTGAAAACAGACTGGTCGAAGTGGACATTAGCATTTTGTGATGAAAGAGTAGTACCAGAAGATAGTGATGACTCCACATTCGGTTGTTATGAAAGAATGTTGATACCTAAAACTAAGTTGTCTAGAAATCAGTTTATTATCTTAAAGCAAGGAGTTACGG cCGAGGAAGCAGCAAAAGATTACACAGAACAATTGAAAGAAGCATTTAAAAGTGACAATTTTAAGTTTGACTTATTACTACTGGGTATGGGTCCTGATGGGCACACATGCTCCTTGTTCCCTGGTCATCCACTCTTGGATGAAGTGGATCTGAAGGTGGCAGCTATCACCGATTCTCCCAAGCCACCTCCGGCTAGAATAACATTAACCTATccagttataaataatgctaGGAACTGTATATTTGCTTGCAGTGGTGCAGGAAAAGCGGAGATGCTTaaa cgtattttaaaagacaaagAAGATTTACCGGCAGCCAGAGTACAACCAAAAGAAGGTTCCGTATATTGGTTAGTTGATGAATCTGCAGCACAAAATCTTTAG
- the LOC106715970 gene encoding WAS/WASL-interacting protein family member 3, producing the protein MLYLSVAHYLQVVRHVYIEQGAPPLAQPRTSPPLPQPHTTPPPPPPQTTPTRSSSSPTSSSSCSSGSVTPPPPRPPPTGPRAAALTNLDTNAPTSLYSRLLTLLAARGNNSDDDLPICNRNVPRPALSVPPIELRKISPNKLQQLALRSPPSDARLPPSFPRPPPTFPRPPPSAPRPALSVPRPPRPAPGVPRPQLLQRSVLNVQRTVFTSQTAVLSRTLLVSSAQRMFVTQTPAPVPMGPVFRSPLNPHAPPFTYPQELQRSSGGGRSFSYQPATSSTSYQGSSGSRPPASGS; encoded by the exons atgttatactTGTCTGTC GCGCACTACCTCCAAGTCGTCAGACACGTGTACATAGAGCAGGGCGCGCCCCCCCTCGCGCAGCCCCGCACCTCCCCGCCCCTCCCACAGCCCCACACcacgcccccgcccccgcccccgcagACCACGCCCACACGCTCCTCCTCATCTCCCACATCCTCGTCCTCTTGCTCCTCGGGCTCGGTCACGCCCCCTCCCCCTCGCCCGCCCCCCACCGGCCCCCGAGCCGCCGCTCTCACGAACTTGGACACAAATGCGCCGACATCACTGTACTCGCGGCTGCTGACACTCCTCGCCGCGAGAGGAAATAACTCTGACGATGATCTCCCCATCTGCAACCGCAACGTGCCGCGACCCGCCCTCAGCGTGCCGCCCATCGAGCTGCGCAAGATCTCCCCCAACAAGCTGCAGCAGCTGGCCTTGAGATCTCCGCCGAGCGACGCGAGACTGCCCCCGAGCTTCCCGCGACCGCCGCCGACCTTCCCGAGACCGCCGCCGAGTGCTCCGAGACCGGCACTTAGCGTCCCGAGACCGCCGAGACCCGCGCCCGGCGTCCCGAGACCGCAGCTCCTGCAGAGATCGGTATTGAACGTTCAGAGGACCGTCTTCACCTCGCAGACCGCGGTCCTCTCCCGCACACTCCTGGTCTCCAGTGCTCAGAGAATGTTCGTCACACAGACACCGGCCCCCGTACCAATGGGACCCGTGTTTCGTTCTCCGCTCAACCCGCACGCACCACCATTTACATATCCCCAAGAGTTGCAAAGATCGTCTGGCGGAGGAAGATCATTTAGCTATCAACCGGCAACCAGCTCGACAAGCTACCAAGGATCAAGTGGCTCGCGACCTCCTGCTTCCGGCTCCTAG